One Malassezia restricta chromosome VI, complete sequence genomic region harbors:
- a CDS encoding DnaJ subfamily B member 12 yields the protein MDADEARKALDLARKHDENGNIDAALKWARKSVAIYSTPEAMALFTRLKEKGTQGTPSADSGTSSAPKETVYMAAKTETRTTDTEGTRSEYTEQQVEVVRRVKRAGGDFYAVLNVHKTATDTEVKKSYKKLALQLHPDKNRAPGADEAFKLVSKAFTVLSDKDKRSMYDKFGGDPESRFGAASSSASAHPFAQFQSTRMRPGAEMDPEDLFNMFFGGGMGGGPFGTTPVFTFGGPGMRTHYYRPGTRTRQAGQQSAQNASQTAMWFQVLPLLILLFCTMLSYLPNLFTVSDPDFRWRPTALHRAQRTTLDRGISYFVDPVAFAKHPYVTATTKATRHGGSVQRFSSDKSSSELRAFERRVEEAWMKELYRQCDSAQEYKRRRMLDAQGFFGFGANKDKLEKIRSEVYESCEQLEHLFGIRLR from the exons ATggatgccgacgaggcgcggaAAGCGCTCGATCTCGCTCGGAAGCACGACGAGAATGGCAATATAGATGCGGCACTGAAGTGGGCCCGCAAGAGCGTGGCCATTTACTCGACGCCCGAGGCCATGGCTCTCTTTACGCGGCTCAAGGAAAAAGGCACACAGGGCACACCTTCTGCTGACTCGGGCACATCTTCGGCGCCCAAAGAAACAGTATACATGGCCGCCAAAACAGAGACGCGAACGACCGATACAGAAGGCACGCGAAGTGAATATACCGAACAGCAGGTCGAGGTTGTGCGTCGTGTGAAGCGGGCTGGCGGCGACTTTTACGCCGTGCTCAATGTGCACAAGACAGCGACGGATACGGAGGTGAAAAAGTCTTACAAAAAG CTTGCTCTGCAACTCCATCCCGACAAGAATCGCGCGCCCGGCGCAGACGAAGCGTTTAAGCTCGTTAGCAAGGCCTTTACCGTGCTGTCCGATAAAGACAAGCGATCGATGTACGACAAATTTGGAGGAGACCCCGAAAGCCGCTTCGGtgcggcatcgtcgagTGCGTCGGCGCACCCTTTTGCACAGTTTCAAAgcacgcgcatgcgcccagGGGCAGAGATGGACCCGGAAGACCTCTTCAACATGTTTTTCggtggcggcatgggcggcggaCCATTTGGCACAACGCCCGTGTTCACGTTCGGAGGACCTGGTATGCGGACGCACTACTACCGTCCTGGTACGCGGACGCGGCAGGCAGGACAACAAAGCGCACAAAATGCGAGCCAAACTGCGATGTGGTTCCAAGTCTTGCCCCTGCTTATTCTCCTTTTCTGCACGATGCTGTCATACCTGCCAAATTTATTCACGGTTTCTGATCCTGACTTTCGGTGGCGCCCAACGGCATTGCACCGTGCGCAACGCACGACCTTGGACCGCGGCATCTCGTACTTTGTCGACCCTGTGGCGTTTGCCAAGCACCCGTATGTCACTGCGACGACCAAGGCGACGCGGCATGGTGGAAGCGTTCAACGCTTTTCAAGTGATAAGAGCTCATctgagctgcgtgcctttgAGCGTCGCGTCGAGGAGGCATGGATGAAGGAACTGTACAGGCAGTGTGACAGTGCACAGGAATACAAGCGGCGCCGCATGCTTGATGCACAGGGATTTTTTGGATTTGGC GCAAACAAGGACAAACTAGAAAAGATTAGGTCTGAGGTCTATGAAAGCTGCGAGCAGCTTGAACACCTCTTTGGCATCCGCCTCCGCTAG
- a CDS encoding hydroxyacylglutathione hydrolase: MSLGLHRVRRACFSLPLAPRIPRRNMRIIPVPVREDNYAYILMSTPKGARPQGAFVDPYDVPTVRRAAHALGLQDTDIVGSITTHGHYDHAGGNDAFAKAFPGRPIWGGAASIASVTHVVRDGDTFELFSDGAEVLVKAYATPCHTRDSICFYVEDKRGEDALAELPHGLKEGADGEKKRGVFTGDTLFISGCGRFFEGQAEDMHRALNVVLRQLSLDTLVYCGHEYTASNVAFSAAVLPNAPGIQRLVSDVRSGRNGGVTTGLYTLSDELKHNPFMMVEDAVVQKAIGGTDAITTMHALREAKNQGTLRIRL; the protein is encoded by the coding sequence ATGTCACTAGGTCTGCATCGAGTTCGACGAGCGTGCTTCAGTCTGCCGTTGGCTCCTCGTATACCACGACGCAACATGCGAATCATTCCCGTTCCTGTGCGCGAGGACAATTATGCTTACATTCTCATGTCCACGCCAAAGGGGGCGCGGCCTCAGGGGGCGTTTGTGGACCCTTACGACGTGCCCAccgtgcgccgcgctgcacatGCATTGGGCCTGCAGGACACGGACATTGTGGGCTCCATAACGACACATGGCCACTATGATCACGCTGGCGGAAATGATGCCTTTGCCAAGGCTTTTCCTGGACGCCCGATATGGggtggcgccgcgagcaTTGCGAGCGTGACGCATGTCGTACGCGATGGCGACACATTTGAACTGTTTAGCGATGGTGCCGAGGTTCTTGTCAAGGCCTACGCTACGCCATGCCACACACGCGACAGCATTTGCTTTTACGTGGAAGATAAGCGCGGTGAGGACGCATTGGCCGAATTGCCACACGGCCTAAAGGAGGGTGCCGATGGCGAAAAGAAACGCGGCGTATTTACGGGCGATACCCTGTTCATTTCAGGATGTGGCCGGTTCTTTGAAGGTCAGGCCGAGGACATGCACCGTGCGCTAAATGTGGTGCTGAGGCAGCTGTCACTGGATACACTCGTGTACTGTGGACATGAGTACACGGCCTCGAATGTGGCCTTTAGCGCGGCTGTCTTGCCGAATGCACCAGGTATACAGCGTCTCGTCTCGGACGTGCGTTCAGGCCGTAACGGAGGTGTGACTACGGGTCTCTACACGCTCAGCGATGAACTGAAACACAATCCCTTTATGATGGTCGAGGATGCTGTCGTGCAAAAGGCGATAGGTGGCACTGATGCGATTACGACTatgcacgcgctgcgcgaggccaAGAATCAGGGTACGCTCCGCATCCGTTTATAG
- a CDS encoding solute carrier family 25 (mitochondrial carnitine/acylcarnitine transporter), member 20/29, producing MADDLAPENIELQQQSSSLASSVKSFVSGGFGGICAVLVGHPFDLIKTRLQTAPPGTYSGALDVTSKTIRADGLRGLYRGMGPPLIGVTPIFALSFFSYDLGKKLVYAATPNRADQTLNLTELSIAGFFSAIPTTLVAGPAERIKVLLQLQGQSQSGPKYNGPVDVVRQLYKEGGMRSIFKGTGGTLARDGPGSAAYFAAYEVAKRSLTPAGSDPNDLNIMTTITAGGLAGMANWALAIPPDVVKSRYQGAPEGTYKSFMDCARKTVAADGVGALFKGFGPAMARAFPANAAVFVGVEMSQSLLNMVM from the coding sequence ATGGCGGACGATCTTGCCCCGGAGAACATTGAATTGCAGCAGCAGAGCTCAAGCCTTGCCTCTTCGGTCAAGTCGTTCGTCTCAGGTGGCTTTGGTGGTATCTGTGCCGTGCTGGTCGGTCATCCCTTTGATCTGATCAAGACGCGTTTGCAGACCGCGCCGCCGGGCACCTACTCTGGTGCACTGGATGTGACGAGCAAGACCATTCGTGCAGATGGTCTCCGTGGGCTTTACCGCGGTATGGGCCCGCCACTGATTGGCGTCACCCCCATTTTTGCTCTCTCGTTCTTCTCCTACGACCTCGGCAAAAAGCTCGTGTACGCAGCTACCCCTAATCGTGCCGATCAAACGCTGAACCTGACGGAGCTGTCCATCGCTGGTTTCTTCAGCGCCATTCCTACCACGCTCGTGGCCGGCCCCGCTGAGCGCATCAAGGTCCTGCTCCAGCTTCAGGGCCAATCCCAGTCGGGCCCCAAGTACAATGGCCCTGTCGACGTTGTACGCCAGCTATACAAGGAGGGTGGAATGCGCTCCATCTTCAAGGGAACGGGCGGTACGCTTGCTCGTGACGGCCCTGGCAGTGCTGCATACTTTGCTGCATACGAGGTCGCCAAGCGTTCGTTGACGCCTGCTGGCTCAGACCCCAACGACCTTAACATCATGACAACCATCACGGCCGGTGGTCTTGCCGGTATGGCGAACTGGGCTCTGGCCATCCCTCCTGATGTGGTCAAATCGCGTTACCAGGGTGCTCCAGAGGGCACCTACAAGAGCTTCATGGACTGTGCTCGCAAGACAGTCGCTGCTGACGGTGTCGGTGCCCTTTTCAAGGGCTTTGGTCCCGCTATGGCTCGTGCCTTCCCCGCGAATGCTGCTGTGTTTGTCGGTGTCGAAATGTCGCAGTCGCTCCTCAACATGGTCATGTAG
- a CDS encoding DNA-directed RNA polymerase I subunit RPA12 gives MSVGVSTVVPDKIGSLLFCSACGSLLDLPNNDDVLTCAPCGTSHDARIYDNLAIVTRSHPTAFPSVLRQKRQLVSHTGEDGDVEMEQATIKEKCPGCGNEEMNYHTLQLRSADEGTTVFYDCPKCGYKFSQNN, from the exons ATGTCGGTGGGGGTGTCGACGGTGGTGCCAG ACAAAATTGGCTCGCTGCTGTTTTGCAGTGCATGCGGTAGTCTGCTGGATCTACCGAACAATGATGACGTCCTGACATgtgcgccatgcggcacGTCACACGATGCTCGAA TCTATGATAATCTCGCGATCGTGACCCGATCACATCCCACTGCGTTTCCATCCGTCCTGCGTCAAAAGCGCCAACTCGTGAGTCATACCGGCGAGGATGGCGACGTAGAAATGGAGCAGGCGACCATTAAGGAAAAGTGTCCGGGATGTGGCAATGAGGAAATGAACTATCATACGCTCCAGCTGCGCAGTGCCGATGAGGGCACAACTGTATTCTACGACTGCCCCAAGTGCGGCTACAAATTTAGCCAGAACAACTGA